TATCGATTAAACATGCATATGTATTTAatccccccccccacacacacacacacaccacatCCAGCGCATGTATGTTATTGTAAAATATTTCATATTGATGTGTGCATAAACTATacacttaataaataaaatatatttataataagCACTTTGTTgaataaatataattaatatattatAAACAGGCAAGATTTTACCACTTGCATATGCAATTGTTGATAAGAAGAATGATGCCTCATGGGGGTGGTTCTTCGAAAGGTTCAAAGAAGCATTCGGTGGTAGAGATGACATGTGCATTGTATCGAACAGAAATGAGAGCATAGCGAAGGCAGCTTCAATAGTGTATCCTCAAGTTTCTCATTATGTTTGTATATGGCATCTATGGAATCACATAAATGACAGATATAAGAGGAACCAAGAAAAGCTAAGAGAGATAATTTTTGCTACGGCAAGAGCATATACCATTCAAGAGTTTAATCACCATATGACAGAGATGGAACAAATAGATGGAAGAGTGAAGGATTACTTATTTGATATTGGGTATCACAGGTGGTGTAGAGCGCATGCAAAAGTCAACAGGACAATGACAATGATTTCCAACATTGCAGAGTCATTAAATTCGGCAACTAGGGAAGCGAGGGAACTTCCGATACAACAATTACTAGAAGAAATTCGAATGTTGATCAACAGGTGGAACTACACAAATCGAAACACTGCACAAACGACATTTACAAAGCTTATCGTAAAATACAATGCTATACTGGATGAAAATTTTGATGCATCACAACATATGATggtatatttatattatataacATGTTCCTTATTTTAAATTAATGTTTATCTACAAAAACACTCAATAGGGTTAATCTTTTGAATTAGTTACATAAAGTCTTGACTAATCTTGCTTTTCTATAAAATATAGGTGAGACCATCAACTGAAAACTTACATTTAGTTATTGACAGTGGGAGGTTGTTCATCGTTTGCCTTAGGGAAAGGACATGTAGTTGTAGAAGGTTCCAGTTAGATCAAATCCCTTGTCCGCATGCGTGGGTGATTTTGAGGTCAAAAAACTTGGAGGGTGAAGATTATTGCTTTATGTACTACAACAATGAATACATGTTGAAAGCATACGACATTCCATTTTATCCTCTTCCAGATAAAAGTACATGGACAATACCTGTAGAGGTATTAGAACAAGTTGTGTTGCCACCAGTCGGGAATAAGATACCTGGAAGACCTAAGAAGGTGAGATACTAGAAGGTTTCAGAATCACAAGCTAATAGCCCAAAGAGTTCATGCAGACAATGCGGGTGTGAGAGCCACAATAGGAGAACATGTTATCaggacccaaaatcccaccacaggcgtcgtgatggaacctagtctctaagactaggtaagccgatttcagttacgttttgaagccattttttttaaactaacagcgaaaataattaaaatatacaacttcccaagactagtagtactgattcacgaactctaactgaatacatggaatgatcacgaggaccgagtatacaatactgtttgattacaaattaacagtacaatgaaataaaaagactccaagggactgcgatgaccaagcagctctaccttgaattcttacgatcccgctttaactctgctcaagtccgatatctccaatatttgactctgcacaaaaatatgcagaagtgtagtatgagtacgccatggtcggtacccagtaagtatcaagactaacctcagtggagtagagacaaggtacagtcaagacactcactagtctaataacctgtgcaatatatattatacaaaataataggaaacaaataacaataagggcaggataaaataaccagtgatatgcacagcagacaacaagagtaccattaatatcactcaataattaataaacacaactacacccaattaaatcaagtccttcaaataactgtctttcacatataattcttccagataactctctttcaaatataatttttctcaaataattatttttcaaatataattctttttgaataagaatccttccaaataaatattttgaatataattctttcaatttaatagtcaccatgtgatacctcatttcataatcataaaaatacgggtctcagcccattttcatattttcatggcacctcgtgcccatagtttaatcatcatatttctccggtacctcgtgccctcatttcatatcacaactgcacggataatttacgtgtcaattatcattatcatttcatcacagcaccccgtgcccacatttcattttataatctgtctggcaatagccacaggctttcaatttcaacataaatcagattgctatcaatttaccaacaacaagataaatggcacaaagtataaaaataaacacaataaaatcccaacatcacatgaaaatcatcaacaccacaacaccacatcatcacatatcgtccctgacaatagccacactTATCGCCCATATTgccgcccttatcgctcctatagccacccttatcgctccgtccgaacaatatcaatatccacccttatcactcctatagctacccttatcgctccgcccagataatattctaacaaacacaacaacagtgaaatgtcacccttatacccacataatatcaacagtgaaatgccacccttatcttcccaaaataataactcacacaacacaataatttctcaaaataataactcacacaatacAATAATTTACATGGGAAATGATTACGGCAACatgacaaaaatcaattcatatcacaatttgtccaatggccacaaccaaatttcaaagatataacaaaatcaattaatttcacaacaaatagtccAAGGCTCCAAACAATGTATATAATaccaaaaaataattaatagagatataaattactcaacataaagcaaagccttcagGAACTCCAaaaatttcaataattatataatcacctcttcttaaactcatttaattaattaattgcagaggaaaaaatccaaaataaaattaaattccaataattatcaaaccagcaaattcacagaatttcataaataatcaaataacaatcacatcaaattgtcatataacaacagattcaacaacaaggatttaggtacGACAAATAGATGactaaatatatgccaacaattatccaatttactatatGATAtgttcaagactttaactcaataaaatttgcacatataaaccaagtacgtactcgtcacctcgcgtacatggtttttaaTTATACAAATTACACATAAGgttcaatgcctaaggggaaattcccccactcgaggttaagcaagacaaattttttgaagttatgccgatattccaaaattgtcttcttgcttgaattgacctccggaccgctcaaatttaaccaaattaattatataacttcattaaaattcatcgaaaataattctggataataatacgtcgacttgaaaatttattccaaaaagtcaacaaaagtcaacgcggggctcgtccctcggaacctgacataattttcatgaaattcgaacacccattctgatacgagttcaaccataccaattttatcaaattccgataataactcaacctccaaatcttaaatttttatttttggaagattttacaaaaatcttgatttcttccatttaaatccgaattaaatgatgaatataatcatggattcatgaaatataaacactttaggatatagaacacttatcccaaccaagcttgtgaagaaTTCCTCCAGagtcgtccaaatccgagctccaaaaatccaaaaacgaAAATGGCAAAATGACCAATTTTTgtccttaacattctgcccagatttGCACCCGCGGTTACTGTTCATGCACTTGCGGTACTGTTCACGCTTCTGCGAATCATTGTTCATGTTGCTGcccagaaaattccagcagcttatCTTCATgtccgaattgatccgttaaccttccgaaattaacccgaggccctcgaaacctcaaccaaatataccaacacatcccaaaatacaatacgaacttagtcaaggcttcaaactatgtcaaacaacgccaaaattatgaatcgcgcatcgaattataagtttttaaatcttccaacttctatattttgcgccgaaacgtatcaaatcaatccgtaatgacttcaaattttgcacacaagtcataattgacttaatagaactattccaattttcgaaattgaaatccgacctcgttatcaaatatttacccttcggtcggacttttccaaaatcttatatttttcaactttcgccaaaatgtgtcgaattgtcctacggacttccaaatccaaattcgaacatacgcctaagtccgaaatcatcatacgaagctatttccatcctcaaaattctatttcggagtcgtttgctcaaaagttaactctccggtcaactctttccatttaagcttcaaattaaggattattcttttaatttaattccgaatcttcagtaaatcaaactcgaccatacccgcgggtcataatacatattgcgaaactGCTTGAGACCTTAActcactgaacggggcgtaaattcttaaaacgataagtcgggtcgttacacatgtagaaatatacctaattaccACTGAGTGACcataaagataaattatttatGTATATATCAAGTTTATTAAATGAATGAAATATTATTCATTTTCAAGTACACTCAAGTTATTTAAATTTTGCACTTGTATATGCAAGTTTTAATTTATTAGAGGTTGCATTTTCGCATGTATATCAAAATGTATCATATAATTTAGCTGGTCGATGTCAATACATTAAGTTGTGTAGGACACATATATCATCATGTATATTACTGCATAGACATGTAAACAGTATTATGGCACATGATTTTGAATACTTTAATCATTTTATATGAAATTACTTTACTATGTTGTCATATTGAACACTGAATTTTATTGATACGGAAAGATTTAACATTACTTATGGATATACAAGTTAGGATATACATCTTTGTTCTTGTTATACATACAAATATACAATAAATGTATACATgtatttgtacaattaagtattGATATACATGGGGATAGAGATATACACAATACTGGTGTTGTTACTTCACGGATATACATATTAGGATATACATATTAGCTCAATTAAATGTATACATgtatttgtacaattaagtattGATATACATGGGAACACAGATATACACAAATACTGGTGTTGTTAGTTTATTGATATACAAATCAAGATATACATGTTAGAACAATTAAATGTATACATGCACTTGTACAATTAAGTATTGATATACATAGGGATAGAGATATACACAACACTAGTGTAGTTAGTTCATGGTTATACATATCAGGATATACATATTAGCTCAATTAAATGTATACATGTAGTTGCACAATTAAGTATTGATAAACATTAGGATAGAGATATACACAATACTGGTGTGGTTTGTTTACGGATATACACATCAAGATATACATGTTAGTTCAATTAAATGTATACATGTAGTTGTACAATTAAGTATAGATATACATGGGGACAGAGATATACACAATACTGGTGTGGTTTGTTTACGGATATACATAACCAAGTTTACGATATACATGTTATTTATAGCATGACACAAAATAGTTCAATTTTAAATTATACTAAGTATTAAAAAAAGATAAGTAATGTGTATTAGCTAAGGGGAGGGTATTGCAAAATGGCCAAGAATCATTTCTGTTAGTTatcaaaatatttgaaagaaaaagaagataagcaATTCACCAGTTATGATTGTGTTTACTCGATCTGTGCATTCTTATTCTGTAACCTTCGTTTCAAATTCCTAATTTTGGTATCTACTCGTGCTTAAAACCGATATTTGTCTATTATTTTGCTTAATGTCCACGATATTTGTCTGTTGTCTAATTTAATTTACATACTATCGAATGTTGACTCGCATGTTATAAAGAAATGGGCATGAGAAAGAAAACTTTGACATACAcatctaaatattaaaaaatagaataaatagtAAATAAAACTTAAAAATTGCATAAATATCAAAATACCCATGCTACATACTAGTAATTTCTTAGTTtcacaaaaaaaagaggaaaatatacATTTAACCTGCAAAAgataaataatatattaaaaatattgtgCCATAATAAGCCACAAAAAAGCACTAATGTGTTTACATATCCCAAAATAATagataactaaactaaagaaTAAGACTAATTGTTCTTCAATGTTACAAGAGCATTTTTTCTGAAACTTCTTTTACAAAACTCTGGCTCATTTTCATCTTCATTCTCTTGTTTGGTTCTGCCATAATCCCACAACAATATACCAAGTCGTTTTGCGATGTTGCTCTGCATCGAAGTCAGTTGGAATTGATCTTTGATGGATAAAATACTCGGCAAAAGATGCCACATATACACCACAATCATTAAAAAAAGTGAAGATAAGTTAAAAAGATTCAACACCctttaataatatattattattttaagaaataaaatagatTGAAACTTAATATACGCGTCTTCTTGTTGTAGCAAATCATTAACTATATGAATAGCTAACGGATTAGCAAGTGGTATGTCTCTGTAGAGTTCATCGGTCAAATCAATATCACGCCTCTTCCTGTAAAAGCATGTACTAGCCAAGAAACGAGCAATCAATACTGCATACGGTTCAACGGCCTCGCGAATTTTAGCATCATGTCGCACTCTTCTCATGAAATCATACACATGTATGCACCTATCCTTAAAAGTTAACACACCCAAAATTCAATGCCATTCATCTTTTAAGCCTATAGGAATTAGTACATGATCGACGGTATGCCGCAGAACATTGCAAGGCATGTATGAGCCTCGCATATACTCATCTATTTCATGATCCTTAGGGATGACACCGTAGTCCCTATTGCTCGCAAGAAATTGATTATACAATGATTTTACCTTAACACAAAATGAAAAATTTATTGTGGTGAAAGACTTTGGAATGTTAacatcatattttattttttttcttagatAGTAGAAGATAACATCAATATGCTGCCACaaaaaaaatagatttcatttagtaaatataacaattaaagatttaaaaaaaaaactaagtatGTAAGTAAAGATAGATGTGTTTCAAATTAAACATTATATGATATACAATTATTGTCTTgatatatatgaaataaattaatataaacATATAGTTATGTGTTTTACTATAAGATATAAATGACAGGATATACATTTAAGAAATATACATGTCAGAATATGGGAAATACATCAAATACAAGATATACATGTAGTTAATAAATTTTGGGTTTGATATACATGTAGATATACATAATATCCATATAGTTGAGTGTTTTAATATACAATTATACATGACAGTTATATAGTTAattttattatgtatatatgattATAAATGACAGTACGACTATTAGTTACATATATACAGAGAGAGAGTTAAATATATACATAGAGTTCTCTACAAAATAATACTAGAAAAAATAGGTATCAGATTGCAGAAACTATAATTTGTAATGCATCACACAGTAAAACACAAAATAAGGGCATGGATAACTAGCAGAAAATCAAGATTCTAAAATTTTCCTCtgaaaacatgatataataagtATTGTACACAAAGAGATAAAAACATCAGAATTTTTCACCAAACAACGGACATATAACTGCACAAAAGAATGATTCTAGAGCAATTAATTTGGCATAAGGAGGCACGCTGATAATCTTCAATTATACACAATTCAGCCTATCATAATGTGCATTACCTAAGGTAAGGAGATATGTTATCAATTTAGTTCATGTGAGCTCTAAATTCCTTAAAAGCAATAGTAGAAAAATCAACTTGGTAAGCTTGCTATTAACCTGAAGCATTAACCATATATTATTTCTCCCAAGTGTAACCTTAATCCACAGTAGTAAGGTAGTTAAGTGAGGGATCGCTAAAACATACTGATATACATGCAAGTTTATGATATACATGGCGTTATACATATTGGTTTAAAATTAACATGTATAATAGAATATATACCGGGATTTAAcatcacatatatatatttatacaatGATATAATCTAATGTAAAAGGAGTACAAAAATCATACCGTGTCATCCAAAGGTCGACTACTATAATTCAAAGTGTGAAACCATTCTTTCTTGACAATATGATGATCTCCAAAGACATAAGGCTGAATCcaatatttttctccaaaaagaaatagattattaaaataataaaatatatggTAGATATTAAAAATTATCTTACTTGGGTTTCTTATACGTCCCTGCATCAACAAATTGACCAAAAGCCCAACGCAAAGTAAGATCAGGTTCAACTCCAATGTTAATATTAAAAGGATGCTTAAAGTCAAAATAATGCTTAGGTACTAGTGCTGCAGAACTGCAATCTCCTGAATCAAGTGGCATATATGGAGACTTCTCATATTTTCCAATACGTCGTACTCTTGTGGATTATTTTGGCATTGGGTCATTTGGCATCTCAACAACTTTTTAAACAATAGTTTATTCAAGTATAGCAATATGAGACTCccttaaaatcagataatcaccACCATCAAACGTAGGAAAACCTTTTTGACATTCACCCACACTATCCAACCGTTCTAgttaaaaaaatcataaaagaTATTAAAATAACTTTATGTGTTGAttgtaaaatataaaataattaagagaataAAGCATGCCTCCAAATATACCATGAAGAATATTGGTATCTCCCTGGTTGACTTCGCTTATCATATTCATTTGGGTGGTTTCATGCACATGAACAACATCATTAGTACCTTGGTCTTGATTGTTATTTGGAGAACCAATGTCTGCATTACCGTGATCATCAACCATTCCATCCCTATGTTACACAATTAGTGAATAtaatgatttcattaattatatacataaaaatatgaattgttaaaatttaaaatatttaaataaattattcTTTTTTAGATTAGAATACATTTGTATCACTCTTCTCAGAGAATCTGTTATgaagattgttgttttcatcaAATAATTTAGCAAAAGAGTCCATCACATACTTCTTGAATGAAAACAAATCCTTGCTAAGCTGAACACAATtagaacaaataataaaaggtctttttataagaaaaaaaataatgaagaTTTACAAAATATTAAATGGAAAGAATTCTTACCTTTTCAAAATCATTCTCAACATTCTCACCGGATCTTTGATCGAAATCGTGTGCGGGTATATTACCATTAAACACTTTCTCGAATGACTCCATCACATACTTTTTGAAAGACTCTTATTCCCTTCTCAGCTGAACGGACTCATATCATATTGAACTTCCTCCGTGCTAACGCGCTTTCTCTTTTTGTGTTTAATAGCAATATTTGGTTGTATACCAGATACATTTTcgatttttttcctttgtcttttgtaTGCGATGAATCAACCCATTTTTCCCTTTGATTGTCCTTTCGAATGGCTATTACATGGGGTGATTTCGACCACTTTAACACCATATCTTCGAAATCAAAGTTATAATCAACATGAAGAGATGGAGATTTGATCACATTTGCTTTAGATTTTCATTTCTTACCAGTTGAATTTTTACCCATCTTTCAACTTGGCAAGAATGATGATATTGTCTTCGAATTTCTATAAAagagttttgattaaaaaaaaatagttaagaaAAGGATTAAGAAGACACAATAAGAGATTATTAATCGGATAAAAATGGAGAGATTTTgggaatttgaaaattttgaaatttggagAAGATAGAGAAGAATAGTGTAAAAGAAGGAGAGAGGGGAGGAGAGAGCGGAAAGTGCTGAACGTTTGAATAACAATAAAATTGGCTATGATATGccaattaaaacaaataaaaacttAAAGTTGGGCTAAGGGTGCCAATATCTAAAACTAGGACTTTTTTATGCCAGTTTTCTTAATAGGTTGTTATACCATAccattttttcttttgattttggctattttcgaGAGTTGTGAGTAACCCCCTAAATTGATGAATTAACCTGAATAACCATTTTGGCCAAAccgtttaaaataaaaataatgggtgaatatataatttatgtatagtTCATGTACAATATGTGTATAACTCTGCATATAATTAGTAGTATATAATCTATAAATATCGATTATAGAAGGTAAATAATGAATCTGCTAGCTATTTGCGTAAAGATCCCTTAGCACATTATGTAGAGCAAAATTCATTTATAGCCACTTGGGTCAAAACATATCACCTGGTAGCCATCAAATGATCTCATATAAGTCATAGCCTAAAACCAATAATAAGGTTGATGTTGCAGCCACCACAACTTCCATGGATCACGACGATGCATCTGAATAAGCAAATCTTTATTGTCAAAAGTTATAAACATCGTCAGTGTATGTAGTCAATATTACTAAGTTAGGATTCCTAGGGAAAGAGAAGCCTGAGTTGGATGAGGCTCGATAGAAACTTATTCTTGCGGATTCTTCCTTTCTTTAATTTATGTGGTTGAAAGCACGAATATCATAAAGGGACTTTTACTAATGGCTCCAGTGAGTTAGTGATTAGACTCGTAACAAAATTTAGATCTGCCCTGGTAACCTGAACTCGAATTCTTATAATTTGTATCATCATCAGCCGATACTACTCTATTTTTCTTCCTACATGAGTTTTACTTGCGTCTAGATTGAAGCTGCTGATTTCGTGTTTGgcatacaaaaagaaaaaggaggttAGGGTAAAAGGCAGAAAATCAATGAACGAAGATGAATCCAAGTAgtaaatgttacaccccataatttcatacgtgaaagtacgccataaataaattgatgaaagctcgaaaatgagatattacatcccatattgtcatacgttaaagtttcgtcgtaggttaatcgacataagtttgggaataagattattttgagattgtaagcattatgctatttcaaacaagtgatgagtaaattcgtgaaggtgatatggtaagcaaatcgaagaaaatgaatttcgtcgaagtttgacattttgggataaaatacggcccgagctaaaatacccagtatttatggactggtaccatacaaggtaccacatggccacgatagtaaggtgtataaagtgtattaaaagtgaatagtattttatgtaatttgagataattcttattatatgggtaattggttaattattagttaGTGGGGTGGGGAGGGGGGGGAGGTTAACAaattaataaagaaattaagtggATAATATTGGATAAGGACTAACCTCTTAACGTAGCAGCTCACAAATCACAACCTATGACTCTTAAATCATTCTTCAAGGTGGCATTTTAAGAGATTTGGGTGGCCAACTAAGAGATGTAGGCCCACTCCCAAAGGTTATGTAAACCTTTTCTAATTCATTTTTTGAATCTCTACAATGACAAGGAAgcttcaacaacccattcaaaatatcatcaacatgACTTTGCTACCAAAATTCATACAAGACCACATAATACAATAGTAACGTGAGTTACTTCAACAATTCATGCGAGATTATGTCTTAACAAAGGAAAGCCACTATAAGTATTAGGAACGTGAGGGTCATATATCAAAACGTGAGAATTGAtaattataagggagtacggtacaatctttctcaagaatattatacagaTATTTTCTACTTTGATCCGCTGTTACTCGTTGTCACAATCAACAGttttaaagggattgtcaagataaTCGGTttaggtatattaaggctatcccttctttcttttggcatgatcaatacgatacaaacgaaacgagtaaatacacaatttttataaatgactatattcatagatgtattagagatgcctacgttcttgattccccatgtgaattattattatatcttatgttcatgggtctcagaaaaatacgtatttgataaagtttatccgaagggcatattgattttatgacatttcgaaaaatcttattaacgtaattcttatgcattttatgcatttatacatgcacattgacccatgaccagatggtgttatatatgcgtataaatatgtatatataatatgtatatgagttatgggaaatattacagcgttatatacgcaccaccatccgatcagctggtatacgttgatgatttgcccacagtggccgaaatgatatgatggaatactctcagaggcttgatgatgttatgaacgcatatacctatgcatggtatgacatttatacgcatatgcatgacattataaaaatgaaataattcaCGGAGCTAtgcagacttacatgtcgagtctt
This DNA window, taken from Nicotiana tabacum cultivar K326 chromosome 15, ASM71507v2, whole genome shotgun sequence, encodes the following:
- the LOC107769006 gene encoding uncharacterized protein LOC107769006 — protein: MVDTTINLLEILYKCDDDSPPMMIHNDIGLRVYIELKKKNYAFNEYPLCITVKEKDMHAFNRNEENSFVCLQIASTYDIHNGDALQLIRFDNVDDPEVVDFDETSIIDDPLNSKILPLAYAIVDKKNDASWGWFFERFKEAFGGRDDMCIVSNRNESIAKAASIVYPQVSHYVCIWHLWNHINDRYKRNQEKLREIIFATARAYTIQEFNHHMTEMEQIDGRVKDYLFDIGYHRWCRAHAKVNRTMTMISNIAESLNSATREARELPIQQLLEEIRMLINRWNYTNRNTAQTTFTKLIVKYNAILDENFDASQHMMVRPSTENLHLVIDSGRLFIVCLRERTCSCRRFQLDQIPCPHAWVILRSKNLEGEDYCFMYYNNEYMLKAYDIPFYPLPDKSTWTIPVEVLEQVVLPPVGNKIPGRPKKVRY